A single genomic interval of Natronoarchaeum philippinense harbors:
- a CDS encoding MBL fold metallo-hydrolase, with protein sequence MRVTFLGTGSAMPTGDRYQSGLLVQDDGRTLLVDCGSGVLQRLQQCGVGYESVSTVLLTHHHLDHVADLLPILKARWLAGEENLTVVGPSGTKALVDDLLDVHDYLRDRIDLGVREVHPGEFSVAGFDIRAREVRHSKLGLAYRFDDRLTVSGDTEAFAGLASFADGSGVLVHDCSFPDDVEVDNHPTPASLGRALSGHEFGRVYLTHLYPHTEGRHEEMLESVGAHYDGDVRFAEDLTTVRID encoded by the coding sequence ATGCGCGTCACGTTTCTCGGGACCGGCAGCGCGATGCCGACGGGCGATCGCTACCAGTCGGGGCTGCTCGTACAGGACGACGGGCGAACCCTGCTGGTCGACTGTGGCAGCGGCGTCCTCCAGCGCCTCCAGCAGTGTGGCGTCGGCTACGAGTCCGTCTCGACGGTGCTTTTGACCCATCACCATCTCGATCACGTCGCCGATCTCCTCCCGATCCTGAAGGCTCGCTGGCTCGCCGGCGAGGAGAACCTGACCGTCGTCGGGCCGTCCGGCACGAAGGCGCTCGTCGACGACTTGCTCGACGTGCACGACTACCTGCGCGACCGGATCGACCTCGGCGTCCGTGAGGTCCACCCCGGCGAGTTCTCGGTCGCGGGATTCGATATTCGCGCCCGCGAGGTCCGCCACTCCAAGCTCGGGCTGGCCTACCGCTTCGACGATCGGCTCACGGTCAGCGGCGACACCGAGGCGTTCGCCGGGCTGGCGTCGTTCGCCGACGGCTCTGGCGTGCTGGTTCACGACTGCTCGTTTCCCGACGATGTCGAAGTCGATAACCACCCGACGCCAGCGTCGCTCGGCCGGGCGCTCTCGGGCCACGAGTTCGGTCGCGTCTACCTGACACACCTCTATCCTCACACGGAGGGGCGTCACGAGGAGATGTTAGAGAGCGTCGGTGCCCACTACGACGGCGACGTGCGGTTCGCTGAGGACTTGACGACTGTCCGGATCGACTGA
- a CDS encoding DUF4013 domain-containing protein, which produces MRMQEGLKYPFRADRPMDLFAVGVVLGLAVAVLARFAVALYPLVFWIPAVALAAVPAIALLGYLLRSFAATVEGDETPPSFGSPTEILKDGVRALVVSLVYLLVPLAIVLVTLVGAMGSPLSGESVPPGAVIGIYAAGTMTLVLVGLFCYAYLAAFGAAARGESLRAALDPRGRRRTLADARYFVGWAMASILVVTGWAAMLVAVNQNLLGLLAVVVAFYAHLAAARVGAEGYRRSLGLHRDSR; this is translated from the coding sequence ATGCGGATGCAAGAGGGTCTCAAGTACCCGTTTCGGGCCGATCGGCCGATGGATCTGTTCGCCGTCGGGGTCGTTCTCGGGTTGGCGGTTGCGGTGCTGGCTCGCTTCGCCGTCGCTCTGTACCCGCTTGTCTTCTGGATCCCCGCGGTCGCGCTGGCGGCGGTGCCGGCGATCGCACTACTTGGCTACCTACTGCGATCGTTCGCCGCGACGGTCGAGGGCGACGAGACGCCGCCGTCCTTCGGGTCGCCGACAGAGATACTCAAAGACGGCGTGCGCGCGCTGGTCGTCTCGCTGGTGTATCTCCTCGTCCCGCTTGCGATCGTGTTGGTGACGCTGGTCGGCGCGATGGGATCGCCCCTGTCCGGCGAGAGCGTTCCTCCCGGTGCGGTGATCGGAATCTACGCCGCCGGGACGATGACGCTGGTGCTCGTCGGGCTGTTTTGCTACGCCTACCTCGCCGCGTTCGGCGCGGCGGCCCGCGGCGAATCGCTCCGGGCTGCGCTCGATCCGCGAGGACGCCGCCGGACGCTGGCCGACGCCCGGTACTTCGTCGGCTGGGCGATGGCGTCGATACTCGTAGTGACGGGCTGGGCGGCGATGCTGGTCGCGGTGAACCAGAACCTGCTCGGACTGCTGGCGGTCGTGGTCGCGTTCTACGCACACCTCGCGGCCGCCCGCGTCGGCGCCGAGGGGTATCGTCGCTCGCTTGGACTGCACCGAGACAGCCGGTAA
- a CDS encoding AEC family transporter — MSLVSNLAFMLALLGAGVAGRSLGVLTPDRRDALNALAFYVALPALVFTSTYDQPLSTVVTPSLLAGLWVVLLVMAGVGWIVHRSARSNRARSVAIVQSYHGNLGFFGLPIVAATFGEVTTAKASIILGMGALTQIPLTILILVSLNDRDASIVDELAEFVRNPVIISLVAGLSVSLVGVPIPDAATAGLGVLSQFALPIALLCVGGALSFDTADVDFSTVGSVVALKVFLMPALALVVFSTLASSPSTVNAGVVMLAMPTAVSTYVYATEYGGDEQLASIDVFATTVVSLGTVFVLLGFVIGPV, encoded by the coding sequence GTGTCGCTCGTCTCGAATCTCGCGTTCATGCTGGCGCTGCTGGGCGCCGGCGTCGCCGGGCGGTCGCTCGGCGTCCTCACACCCGATCGCAGGGACGCGCTGAACGCGCTGGCGTTTTACGTCGCGCTCCCGGCGCTCGTCTTCACGTCGACGTACGACCAGCCGTTGAGCACGGTCGTCACGCCGTCGTTGCTGGCCGGGCTGTGGGTTGTGTTGCTGGTGATGGCGGGCGTGGGCTGGATCGTCCATCGGTCGGCGCGCTCGAACCGGGCCCGGAGCGTCGCCATCGTCCAGTCGTACCACGGCAACCTCGGCTTCTTCGGGTTGCCGATCGTTGCGGCGACGTTCGGGGAGGTCACGACGGCCAAGGCGAGCATCATCCTCGGGATGGGCGCGCTCACGCAGATCCCCCTGACGATCCTGATACTGGTCTCGCTCAACGACCGCGATGCCTCGATCGTCGACGAACTGGCGGAGTTCGTGCGCAATCCGGTGATCATTTCGCTCGTGGCCGGGTTGTCGGTCTCGCTGGTCGGCGTTCCGATTCCCGACGCCGCGACGGCCGGACTCGGCGTCCTCTCGCAGTTCGCGCTGCCGATCGCGCTGCTGTGTGTCGGCGGCGCGCTCTCGTTCGATACCGCGGACGTTGACTTCTCGACGGTCGGCTCGGTCGTCGCGCTGAAGGTGTTTCTGATGCCGGCGCTCGCGCTCGTCGTCTTCTCGACGCTCGCGTCCTCGCCGTCGACGGTCAACGCCGGCGTCGTGATGCTGGCGATGCCGACGGCCGTCTCGACGTACGTGTACGCGACGGAGTACGGCGGCGACGAGCAACTCGCGTCGATCGACGTGTTCGCCACGACGGTCGTCTCGCTCGGCACGGTGTTCGTCCTGCTCGGGTTCGTGATCGGGCCAGTCTGA
- a CDS encoding TrmB family transcriptional regulator codes for MSESDAVESLERLGLTSYEAKVFIALQKLGAGTARDVHRITDVPRSQVYSVAENLADRGLIEVQQSSPIQYRPVGIDEARETLRSRFEREQEQAFDYVEDVRDQHDDGAEEQEAIWTLRGSERVEERAIELIREADERVVFGSGDQSLISDEIERTLRERVDDGLVVAVVSENPDVRAYFESVDGVHVADPPVHHGEESPAGRVVFVDGDTLLLSVVGDDSVPGGDRETAIWSAESNFARMLIQIVEANLGV; via the coding sequence ATGAGTGAATCCGACGCCGTCGAATCGCTGGAACGCCTCGGGCTGACCAGCTACGAGGCCAAGGTGTTCATCGCGCTCCAGAAACTGGGCGCGGGCACCGCGCGGGACGTACACCGGATCACGGACGTGCCACGCTCGCAGGTCTACAGCGTCGCCGAAAACCTCGCCGACCGCGGCCTGATTGAGGTCCAGCAGTCCAGTCCGATCCAGTACCGCCCCGTCGGCATCGACGAGGCGCGCGAGACGCTGCGCTCCCGGTTCGAGCGCGAGCAAGAGCAGGCGTTCGACTACGTCGAGGACGTGCGCGACCAGCACGACGACGGCGCCGAGGAGCAGGAAGCGATCTGGACGCTGCGGGGCTCCGAGCGAGTCGAAGAGCGCGCGATCGAACTCATCCGCGAGGCCGACGAACGCGTCGTGTTCGGGTCGGGCGATCAATCGCTGATCAGCGACGAGATCGAGCGCACGCTCCGTGAACGCGTCGACGACGGACTGGTCGTGGCGGTCGTCAGCGAGAACCCCGACGTTCGAGCGTACTTCGAGTCGGTCGACGGCGTCCACGTCGCGGATCCGCCCGTCCACCACGGCGAGGAGTCGCCGGCCGGCCGGGTCGTGTTCGTCGACGGCGACACGCTTCTCTTGAGCGTGGTCGGCGACGACTCGGTACCCGGCGGCGACCGGGAGACGGCGATCTGGAGCGCTGAGTCGAACTTCGCGAGAATGCTGATCCAGATCGTCGAGGCGAACCTCGGCGTCTAG
- the rqcH gene encoding ribosome rescue protein RqcH → MDRKQEMTSVDLAALAAELGSYEGAKVDKAYLYGDDFLRLKLRDFDRGRVELLVEVGDVKRAHAAAPEHVPDAPGRPPNFAMMLRNRLSGADFVGVEQFEFDRILEFKFERDDENTSIVAELFGPGNLAVLDPNREVIDCLDTVRLKSRTVAPGAQYEFPESRINPLEMSYEAFAALMDESDSDVVRTLATQLNFGGLYAEELCSRAGVEKTLDIDEAGDEQYEPLYDAAEELAVSLRTGALDSRVYYEPDEEGDGIENATRVDVTPLPLEEYEHLPAEAFDTFTDAADDYFHHLDLTEDEDAGGGTDRPDFEGEIEKQKRIIEQQEQAIEGFEQDAEAEREKAESLYANYGLADEILSTVREARENDVPWEEIEETFEAGAEQGIDAAEAVRRVDGENGRVTIRIDGTDVTLDASEGVEHNADRLYTEAKRIEDKKEGAKAAIEDTREALEDVKQRREEWEARQEAGDDGGDGEDDEDDEQEEIDWLDEPSIPVRKSEQWYERFRWFHTSDGFLVIGGRNADQNEELVKKYLDRGDRFFHAQAHGGPATILKATGPSESARDVEIPESSEQEAAQFAVSNSSVWKDGKYSGDVYAVDYDQVTKTPESGEYLEKGGFAIRGDREYFRDVGVGAAVGITCEPSTRVIGGPPSAVQEHAETLIQVEPGRYAQGDVAKRIYREFRERFADTSFVRSVASPDRIQHFLPPGTSRISEE, encoded by the coding sequence ATGGACCGCAAGCAGGAGATGACCAGCGTCGACCTAGCCGCCCTCGCCGCGGAGTTGGGGAGCTACGAGGGCGCGAAGGTCGACAAAGCCTACCTCTACGGCGACGACTTTCTGCGGCTGAAGCTCCGGGACTTCGACCGCGGCCGGGTCGAACTCCTCGTCGAAGTCGGCGATGTCAAGCGCGCCCACGCCGCCGCGCCCGAGCACGTCCCCGACGCGCCGGGGCGCCCGCCGAACTTCGCCATGATGCTTCGGAATCGGCTGTCCGGTGCTGACTTCGTCGGCGTCGAGCAGTTCGAGTTCGACCGGATTCTGGAGTTCAAGTTCGAGCGCGACGACGAGAACACCTCGATCGTCGCAGAGCTGTTCGGCCCCGGCAACCTCGCCGTGCTGGACCCGAACCGAGAAGTGATCGACTGTCTCGACACGGTTCGACTCAAGTCACGGACCGTCGCACCGGGTGCCCAGTACGAGTTCCCCGAATCCCGGATCAATCCCTTAGAGATGTCCTACGAGGCGTTTGCGGCGCTGATGGACGAATCCGACTCGGACGTGGTTCGGACGCTTGCGACGCAGCTCAACTTCGGCGGCCTGTACGCCGAGGAGCTGTGTTCCCGCGCCGGCGTCGAGAAGACGCTGGACATCGACGAGGCCGGCGACGAGCAGTACGAGCCGCTGTACGACGCCGCCGAAGAGTTGGCGGTGAGCCTCCGGACCGGCGCGCTCGATTCGCGGGTGTACTACGAGCCCGACGAGGAGGGCGACGGCATCGAGAACGCGACCCGCGTCGACGTGACGCCGCTCCCCTTAGAGGAGTACGAGCACCTGCCCGCCGAGGCGTTCGACACGTTCACCGACGCCGCCGACGACTACTTCCACCACCTCGATCTCACCGAGGACGAGGACGCCGGCGGCGGCACCGACCGCCCCGACTTCGAGGGCGAGATCGAGAAGCAAAAGCGCATCATCGAGCAACAGGAGCAGGCGATCGAAGGGTTCGAGCAGGACGCCGAAGCCGAGCGCGAGAAGGCCGAATCGCTGTACGCCAACTACGGGCTGGCCGACGAGATTCTCTCGACGGTCCGGGAGGCCCGCGAGAACGACGTGCCGTGGGAGGAGATCGAAGAGACGTTCGAGGCCGGCGCCGAGCAGGGGATCGACGCCGCCGAGGCCGTCCGTCGAGTCGACGGCGAGAACGGCCGGGTGACGATCCGGATCGACGGCACCGACGTGACCCTCGACGCGAGCGAGGGCGTCGAGCACAACGCCGACCGGCTCTACACCGAGGCCAAGCGCATCGAGGACAAAAAGGAGGGCGCGAAAGCGGCCATCGAGGACACCCGCGAAGCGCTCGAAGACGTGAAACAGCGCCGCGAGGAGTGGGAGGCCCGACAGGAGGCGGGCGACGACGGTGGCGACGGTGAGGACGACGAAGACGACGAACAAGAAGAGATCGACTGGCTCGACGAACCGTCGATCCCAGTGCGCAAGTCCGAACAGTGGTACGAGCGGTTCCGCTGGTTCCACACGAGCGACGGCTTCCTCGTGATCGGCGGGCGCAACGCCGACCAGAACGAGGAGCTCGTCAAGAAGTATCTCGATCGGGGCGACCGCTTTTTCCACGCCCAAGCCCACGGCGGCCCGGCGACGATTCTGAAGGCCACGGGCCCCAGCGAGTCGGCCAGAGACGTTGAGATTCCCGAGTCCAGCGAGCAGGAGGCCGCCCAGTTTGCGGTGTCTAACTCCTCGGTCTGGAAGGACGGCAAGTACAGCGGCGACGTGTACGCCGTCGACTACGATCAGGTGACCAAGACGCCCGAGAGCGGCGAGTACCTCGAAAAGGGCGGGTTTGCGATCCGGGGCGACCGCGAGTACTTCCGCGATGTCGGCGTCGGCGCCGCGGTCGGGATCACCTGTGAGCCCTCGACGCGCGTGATCGGCGGCCCGCCGAGCGCGGTGCAAGAGCACGCCGAGACGCTGATTCAGGTCGAACCGGGCCGGTACGCGCAGGGCGACGTGGCAAAGCGAATCTACCGGGAGTTCCGCGAGCGCTTCGCGGACACCTCCTTCGTCCGGTCGGTCGCTAGCCCGGATCGCATCCAGCACTTCCTCCCGCCGGGCACCAGCAGGATCTCGGAGGAGTAG
- a CDS encoding mRNA surveillance protein pelota — MRIQDRHHVDGQRERVTLVPESLDDLWHLQYVLEPGDLVSGDTTRRIQRNDDQMRDTGGQREPMHVTIDVEDVEFHKFANRLRVSGVIEDCSREDQLGLHHTLNVEEREELTVEKVFKPDQDERLQEAVEATENPDVAVATVEEGQAHIHTVAQYGTEERARFTGTTGKGEYSRGRDELFDELATALARMDVDAIILAGPGFTKQDALDYIQEETPEVAKKISTVDTSGVGDRGVHEVLKRGAIDEVQEETRIAEEAEYIDELTARIATGAKASYGPENVAEAADFGAVETLLILDEKLREERGADGEWEIDVDEVITKVERQGGDVTVFSGEFDPGQQLSNLGGIAALLRYRLE, encoded by the coding sequence ATGCGAATACAGGACCGCCATCACGTCGACGGCCAGCGCGAGCGGGTGACGCTCGTCCCCGAGAGCCTCGACGACCTCTGGCACCTCCAGTACGTGCTGGAGCCGGGCGATCTCGTCTCCGGCGACACGACCCGGCGCATCCAGCGCAACGACGACCAGATGCGCGACACCGGCGGCCAGCGCGAGCCGATGCACGTCACCATCGACGTCGAGGACGTGGAGTTTCACAAGTTCGCCAATCGCCTGCGCGTCAGCGGCGTCATCGAGGACTGCTCGCGGGAGGACCAGCTCGGGCTCCATCACACGCTCAACGTCGAAGAGCGCGAGGAACTCACGGTCGAGAAGGTGTTCAAGCCCGATCAGGACGAGCGCCTACAGGAAGCCGTCGAGGCGACCGAGAATCCGGACGTTGCGGTCGCCACCGTCGAGGAGGGACAGGCCCACATCCACACCGTCGCCCAGTACGGCACCGAGGAGCGCGCCCGGTTCACCGGGACGACCGGCAAGGGCGAGTACAGCCGCGGCCGGGACGAGCTGTTCGACGAACTGGCGACCGCACTGGCACGGATGGACGTGGACGCGATCATTCTGGCTGGGCCGGGCTTTACCAAGCAGGACGCGCTCGATTACATCCAAGAAGAGACCCCCGAGGTCGCAAAGAAAATTTCGACCGTCGACACCAGCGGTGTCGGCGACCGCGGCGTCCACGAGGTCCTCAAACGCGGCGCCATCGACGAGGTCCAAGAGGAGACTCGCATCGCCGAGGAAGCCGAGTACATCGACGAGCTGACCGCCCGGATCGCCACGGGCGCGAAGGCGTCCTACGGCCCCGAAAACGTCGCGGAGGCAGCCGACTTCGGCGCCGTCGAGACGCTACTGATCCTCGACGAGAAACTCCGCGAGGAACGCGGCGCCGACGGCGAGTGGGAGATCGACGTGGACGAAGTCATCACGAAAGTCGAGCGACAGGGCGGCGACGTGACCGTCTTTTCGGGCGAGTTCGACCCCGGCCAGCAGCTCTCGAATCTCGGTGGGATCGCGGCGTTGCTGCGCTATCGGCTGGAATAA
- a CDS encoding S8 family peptidase, with protein MTHYRRTVLKGIGSAGLIASVVGTASAGSGDARYVVTAGGGAEKRIERVGFAVRHRLADGSVLIVEGPADEGSALKSVGGVRTVARDLRLAFEEPVLETAPDTEDEALYDLQWDKQVTRAGAAHDITTGEGATLAILDTGVDHDHPDLTPNLDADRSRLFRAGEIRDGSGEIEVPVDRNDERKGTTTIEAPLADDVYGHGSHVGGIAAAPRNDAGIVGTAPDASLVSLRVFYYDEVENEDGELVSSLTTTTADILLAIDFAARMGADAANMSLGTPPLPPKSRSEGMHVAYQRVIQSATRRGTLVVASAGNAETDLQHGGQYSLPNSVPGAMSVSATGPNGELSFYSNYGTGEIDVGAPGGAYETTEKSLSGETEWPYPTNFVLSTVPPEYYGGQTHAYFIGTSMAAPQVAGIAGLVRSIDPDLSANRVEQAIAHGAVGSNGRSSPDLGAGRVDALNTVERVSDGR; from the coding sequence ATGACACACTACAGACGGACGGTACTGAAGGGCATCGGATCGGCGGGACTGATCGCGAGCGTCGTCGGGACGGCGAGCGCGGGGAGCGGCGACGCGCGTTACGTCGTCACGGCGGGCGGCGGCGCCGAGAAGCGAATCGAACGAGTCGGGTTTGCGGTCCGGCACCGACTCGCCGACGGGTCGGTGCTGATCGTCGAAGGGCCGGCCGACGAGGGCTCGGCGCTCAAGTCCGTTGGCGGCGTGCGCACCGTCGCGCGCGATCTCAGGCTCGCGTTCGAGGAACCAGTGCTTGAGACGGCGCCAGACACCGAGGACGAAGCCTTGTACGACCTCCAGTGGGACAAGCAGGTGACCCGCGCGGGGGCGGCCCACGACATCACGACCGGCGAGGGCGCGACGCTCGCGATCCTCGACACGGGCGTCGACCACGACCACCCGGATCTGACGCCGAACCTCGACGCCGATCGGAGTCGGCTGTTCCGGGCGGGCGAGATCCGCGACGGGTCGGGAGAGATCGAGGTTCCCGTCGACCGGAACGACGAGCGGAAGGGGACGACGACGATCGAGGCGCCGCTGGCCGACGACGTGTACGGCCACGGCAGTCACGTCGGCGGCATCGCCGCGGCGCCGCGCAACGACGCCGGAATCGTGGGGACCGCGCCCGACGCGTCGCTGGTCTCCCTGCGGGTGTTCTACTACGACGAGGTCGAGAACGAGGACGGCGAGCTGGTCTCGTCGCTCACGACGACGACCGCCGACATCCTGCTGGCCATCGACTTCGCGGCCCGCATGGGCGCCGACGCGGCCAACATGAGCCTCGGGACGCCCCCGCTGCCGCCGAAGTCGCGTTCAGAGGGGATGCACGTCGCCTACCAGCGCGTGATCCAGTCGGCGACCCGCCGGGGGACGCTCGTCGTCGCGAGCGCCGGCAACGCCGAGACCGACCTCCAGCACGGCGGCCAGTACTCGCTGCCCAACAGCGTACCGGGCGCGATGAGCGTCAGCGCGACCGGGCCGAACGGAGAGTTGTCGTTCTACTCGAACTACGGAACCGGCGAAATCGATGTCGGGGCGCCCGGAGGGGCCTACGAGACGACCGAGAAGTCGCTGTCGGGAGAGACCGAGTGGCCCTACCCGACGAACTTCGTGCTGTCGACCGTGCCGCCGGAGTACTACGGCGGACAGACCCACGCCTACTTCATCGGCACTTCGATGGCGGCGCCCCAAGTCGCGGGGATTGCCGGACTCGTGCGGTCGATCGACCCGGACCTGAGTGCGAACCGCGTCGAGCAGGCGATCGCCCACGGCGCCGTCGGCTCGAACGGCCGCTCCAGCCCGGATCTGGGCGCCGGCCGTGTCGACGCGCTCAACACCGTCGAGCGAGTGTCCGACGGGCGCTGA
- a CDS encoding MMPL family transporter gives MSLPDRLASIVMSHSRIVIAAMLVMTLALGSGAGMVEQSSSFDAFQSDNDAVEAQNYITNNFVPPGEENVSRVQVIVRNESGNVLSKESLVSSLEYQQALLDNETINATLDQQQPALGVSNLVAITAISQERAAELQARAGGLSDALNQTAGLQRQYAQLNASYQQGEINESTYQARSAEIEQSLVAVRADATAELSAEQATQFNASASSVRNLTAQQIALQRQYERDAINESTYQTRSAELDQQLQQAYQRGTRGVFAEQFAALQSQESQPSLDAQLQQLESMNESEVDAVLVGTLDPDSGQGMAYQLLSTQYDPDNPTTADARMMILRQEIATGNVQTGSASDVLIESQLAMQDVADAQMVEGDYIVFGFGLISDEITRSMNDSLAIVGPLAMLFVLLALIVAYRDLLDIALGFVGIIAVLLWTFGFMGWAGITFNMIFIAVPVLLIGLSVDYAIHVFMRHREQRQDRSADAGDGVRSAMRVALGGVGATLVWVTATTAIGFLSNLVSPMGPIRDFGIVSSVGILSALVIFGVLVPAVKVELDEFLEARGFDRKKRAFGTGGGRLGDLLSTGETLARKAPMVVIAIALVVSVAGGAAATQVDTSFQQEDFIAGDPPDWMDSLPGPLEPGEYNAKDHMDYVYDNFVVENSQGEVLVRGSVSSPETLHRIDEAQAEAAEMDTAVILSNDRADVQSPLTVMQSAASSNETFNATLTAADTDGDGVPEQNVEQVYDALYRTAPTQAAQVVHRTGSGEYEYQALRMSISVKGGASTGAITEDVRGVAATIDDDGASETRSAVATGTPIVNEVGQNELLDTVIQSLLVTLVTVFAFLAIVYRFQYDSATLGIVTLLPVALSVSWILGTMYLLGMSFNVLTGMITSLTIGMGVAYSIHLSERYNIELDRQDNAWEAMRVSLTGTGGALLGSAATTVGGFGVLVFSIMPPLQQFGIITGMTIIYAFVASVVVLPSLLVVWTRYFGPAETLDASGEETPAADATPSADE, from the coding sequence GTGAGCCTCCCCGACCGCCTCGCGTCGATCGTGATGAGCCACTCGCGGATCGTCATCGCGGCGATGCTCGTGATGACGCTCGCGCTCGGCAGCGGCGCCGGCATGGTCGAACAGTCGTCGTCGTTCGACGCCTTCCAGAGCGACAACGACGCCGTCGAAGCACAGAACTACATCACTAACAACTTCGTTCCGCCCGGCGAGGAGAACGTCTCCCGAGTGCAAGTGATCGTCCGGAACGAGTCCGGTAACGTCCTCAGCAAGGAGTCGCTGGTGTCGTCGCTGGAGTACCAGCAGGCGCTGTTGGACAACGAGACGATCAACGCGACGCTCGATCAACAACAGCCCGCGCTCGGCGTCTCCAATCTCGTCGCCATCACGGCGATCAGCCAAGAGCGCGCCGCCGAACTGCAGGCGCGGGCCGGTGGACTGAGCGACGCGCTGAATCAGACGGCTGGCCTGCAACGACAGTACGCCCAGTTGAACGCCTCCTACCAGCAGGGCGAGATCAACGAGTCGACGTATCAGGCGCGGTCGGCCGAGATCGAGCAATCGCTGGTCGCGGTTCGCGCTGACGCCACCGCGGAGCTCTCAGCAGAGCAGGCGACGCAGTTCAACGCCTCCGCGAGTTCCGTGCGGAACCTGACCGCCCAGCAGATCGCTCTGCAGCGCCAGTACGAGCGCGATGCGATCAACGAGTCGACCTACCAGACTCGATCCGCCGAGTTGGATCAGCAACTTCAGCAAGCCTATCAGCGGGGTACTCGCGGCGTGTTCGCCGAGCAGTTCGCCGCGCTCCAGAGCCAAGAGAGCCAGCCCTCGCTCGACGCCCAACTCCAGCAGCTGGAGTCGATGAACGAGAGCGAGGTCGACGCCGTTCTCGTCGGAACCCTCGACCCCGATAGCGGGCAGGGAATGGCCTATCAACTGCTCTCGACGCAGTACGATCCGGACAACCCGACGACAGCGGACGCCCGGATGATGATTCTCCGGCAGGAGATCGCTACCGGGAACGTCCAGACCGGCTCTGCGAGCGACGTGCTCATCGAGAGCCAACTGGCAATGCAGGACGTTGCCGACGCTCAGATGGTCGAGGGCGATTACATCGTCTTCGGCTTCGGGCTGATCAGCGACGAGATCACCCGCTCGATGAACGACAGTCTGGCGATCGTCGGGCCGCTGGCGATGCTGTTTGTCCTGTTGGCCCTCATCGTCGCCTACCGCGACCTGCTCGACATCGCGCTCGGCTTCGTCGGCATCATCGCGGTGCTGCTCTGGACGTTCGGGTTCATGGGCTGGGCCGGGATCACGTTCAACATGATCTTCATCGCGGTGCCGGTCCTGTTGATCGGGCTGTCGGTGGACTACGCGATCCACGTGTTCATGCGCCACCGCGAACAGCGCCAGGATCGCAGCGCCGACGCGGGTGACGGCGTCCGCAGCGCGATGCGGGTTGCACTGGGCGGCGTCGGCGCCACGCTGGTGTGGGTGACGGCGACGACCGCCATCGGCTTCCTGTCGAACCTCGTCAGTCCCATGGGGCCGATCCGCGACTTCGGCATCGTCAGCTCCGTCGGCATCCTCTCGGCGCTGGTGATCTTCGGCGTCCTCGTGCCGGCGGTCAAGGTCGAACTCGACGAGTTCCTCGAAGCCCGCGGCTTCGACCGCAAGAAGCGCGCCTTCGGGACCGGCGGCGGTCGGCTGGGTGATCTCCTGTCGACCGGCGAGACGCTGGCCCGCAAGGCGCCAATGGTCGTCATCGCCATCGCGCTCGTCGTCAGCGTCGCCGGCGGCGCCGCCGCGACGCAGGTCGACACGAGCTTCCAGCAGGAGGACTTCATCGCCGGCGACCCGCCGGACTGGATGGACAGCCTCCCCGGACCGCTCGAGCCCGGCGAGTACAACGCCAAGGACCACATGGACTACGTCTACGACAACTTCGTCGTCGAGAACTCCCAAGGCGAGGTCCTCGTCAGGGGGAGCGTCTCCTCACCAGAGACGTTACACCGGATCGACGAGGCCCAAGCGGAGGCCGCCGAGATGGACACGGCGGTTATTCTCTCGAACGATCGGGCCGACGTTCAAAGCCCACTGACGGTGATGCAGTCTGCGGCCAGCTCGAACGAGACGTTCAACGCGACGCTCACCGCCGCCGACACAGACGGTGACGGCGTCCCCGAGCAGAACGTCGAGCAGGTGTACGACGCGCTCTACCGCACCGCGCCCACTCAGGCCGCACAGGTGGTTCACCGAACCGGCTCCGGGGAGTACGAGTACCAAGCGCTCCGGATGTCCATCTCAGTTAAGGGCGGTGCGAGCACCGGCGCGATCACGGAGGACGTCCGCGGCGTGGCTGCCACCATCGACGACGACGGCGCGAGCGAGACGCGCTCCGCGGTCGCAACCGGGACGCCGATCGTCAACGAGGTCGGCCAGAACGAACTGCTCGATACGGTGATCCAGAGCCTGCTGGTGACGCTGGTGACGGTCTTTGCCTTCTTGGCGATCGTCTACCGGTTCCAGTACGACAGCGCGACGCTTGGCATCGTGACGCTGTTGCCCGTCGCCCTGTCTGTCAGCTGGATCCTCGGGACGATGTACCTGCTCGGGATGTCCTTCAACGTCCTGACGGGGATGATCACCAGCCTGACGATCGGGATGGGCGTGGCCTACAGCATCCACCTCAGCGAGCGCTACAACATCGAACTCGACAGGCAGGACAACGCGTGGGAGGCGATGCGCGTCAGTCTCACCGGCACCGGCGGCGCGTTGCTTGGCAGCGCGGCGACGACCGTCGGCGGGTTCGGCGTGCTCGTGTTCTCGATCATGCCGCCGCTCCAGCAGTTCGGCATCATCACCGGGATGACGATTATCTACGCCTTCGTCGCCAGCGTCGTCGTCCTGCCGAGTCTGCTGGTCGTGTGGACGCGCTACTTCGGTCCCGCCGAGACGCTCGACGCGTCCGGCGAGGAAACGCCCGCTGCCGACGCTACGCCATCCGCCGATGAGTGA